The following DNA comes from Sinorhizobium mexicanum.
AGCCCGCCGCCAGCGGCACGCAGCACATAGTAGGGGAACATGGCCGCGACCGATTCCGCGAAGGAATAGACGAGGAAGCCCTGGTCGTCGTATTCGCGCCACATCAGACCCTGCTGGATGCCGGCAACCCACATGACGGAGGCGTAGACCACGATGCCGAGGGTGGCGAGCCAGAAGTGCCAGTTGACCATGCGCACGCTATAGAGCCGCTCGCGGTTCCAGAGCTTCGGGACGAGATAGTAGATCGCGCCGAAGGTGATGAGCCCGTTCCAGCCGAGGGCGCCGGAATGCACGTGGCCGATGGTCCAGTCGGTGTAGTGGCTGAGCGAGTTGACCGTCTTGATCGACATCATCGGGCCTTCGAAGGTCGCCATGCCGTAGAAGGCGACGGCCATGATCAACATGCGCACGATGGGGTCGGTGCGGATCTTGTCCCAGGCGCCGGAAAGCGTCATCAGGCCGTTGATCATGCCGCCCCAGGAGGGCATCCAGAGCATCACGGAGAAGACCATGCCGAGCGTCTGCGCCCAATCGGGCAGCGCGGTGAAATGGAGATGGTGCGGACCGGCCCAGATGTACATGAAGATCAGCGCCCAAAAGTGGATGATCGACAGCCGGTAGGAATAGATTGGGCGGTTCACCTGCTTGGGGATGAAGTAGTACATCATCGCCAGGAAGCCGGCCGTCAGGAAGAAGCCGACGGCGTTGTGTCCGTACCACCATTGCGTCAGCGCATCCTGGACGCCCGAGAAGGCGGAATAGCTCTTCGAGCCGAGGAAGGAGACCGGCACCGCCAGATTGTTGACGATGTGAAGCATGGCGATGGTGACAATGAAGGCGAGATAGAACCAGTTCGCCACATAGATATGCGGTTCCTTGCGCACGAGGATCGTGCCGAGGAAGGCGATGAGATAGGCGACCCAGACGATCGTCAGCCAGAGATCGACATACCATTCAGGCTCTGCGTATTCGCGGCTCTGGGTGATGCCGAGCAGGTAGCCGGTTGCCGCCAGCACGATGAAGAGCTGATAGCCCCAGAATACGAACCAGCCGAGATTGCCGCCGAAGAGACGTGCACGGCTGGTGCGCTGGACGACATAGAACGAGGTGGCGATCAGTGCGTTGCCGCCGAAGGCGAAGATGACGGCCGAGGTGTGGAGCGGCCGCATACGGCCGAAGTTGAACCACGGCTCGATGTTGAGGTCCGGGAAGGCGAGCTGCAGCGCCACAATGACGCCGACCAGAAAGCCGACGACACCCCAGAATACGGTGGCGATCACGCCGTATTTCACGACTTCGTCGAAATATTCGGATTGCGGCGGCGCCCTACCCGCCACCGCCGGGCGGAACTCGATCCGCCTCAGGAGCACGATCGTTCCGCCAAGCAGCGCGAAGAACAACACCCACATATGGGCGCCGAAAAGGCGGTCTTGAGCGAAGCCGGCTCCAACCAGCGCCAGGAAGGCGCCGACCCCGAGCACGATCATCTCGAATGTATATTTCATGGTTGGGTCCCCAACTTTCACAATTCGCTGACGACGGCGCACTGAACCACGCGTGCCGCCGCAACCTGCCCTGATCTGTCAGAATCGCTCTTCGCCAACCTTGATTCAGATCAAGGCTGGCCCCGGCGCTTCGACGCATCCTTGCGAGCATGGAGGCTTGAACGTGAAGCGATGGTGGGAAGGGCCCGAACGCATGAGAGCAAAGATAAACGGCCGGACGCTATCGATCGGGACGCGGCCCCCTACATCAGGAGAACCGCCGATCGAACCGCTGGCCTGGCTGGCCGGCGCCCACCATGACCAGCTGGCGCTCTGCGACAGCCTGGAAGCGATTGCCGACAGCCTCCCTGAAGAGATCAACCGCGAGACCTGTGCCTATGCGGCGAAGGTGATCGGACCGATGATCCGGGATCTCCATGCCGGCGAGGAACGGCGGGTTTTTACCTGGATCGAGCAACGCTTCGCAGGCGACATGTCCGTGCAAGCTCTGCTGGAGCGCCTGAAATACGAGCATTGCGAAGACGAGTGTTTCGCCGAGGAACTGACCGAGATGCTCGATCGCCTGGGCGAGGCCGACAGGACGGTCAATGCCGAGACCGCCGGCTACATGTTGCGCGGCTTCTTCACCAGTGTGCGACGGCACATCAGCTTCGAGCAGGAATGCCTGCGGGGGATTCTCGTCCAGCACCTCGGCGGCAAGCCGACGGTCTAATTGCTAGCCGCCTGTTACGGCACCGTCGTCTTGTGGCACTGTGAATTGCTGCGCTCAGGCGGCAATCGCCCTGCGTCGGTCCGCATGTTCCTGAATGACCAGAACAGCGCCGATCAGCTTGCCGTTGCTCGAGAGGCACGGCGTCAGGCGACAGCG
Coding sequences within:
- the ccoN gene encoding cytochrome-c oxidase, cbb3-type subunit I, producing the protein MKYTFEMIVLGVGAFLALVGAGFAQDRLFGAHMWVLFFALLGGTIVLLRRIEFRPAVAGRAPPQSEYFDEVVKYGVIATVFWGVVGFLVGVIVALQLAFPDLNIEPWFNFGRMRPLHTSAVIFAFGGNALIATSFYVVQRTSRARLFGGNLGWFVFWGYQLFIVLAATGYLLGITQSREYAEPEWYVDLWLTIVWVAYLIAFLGTILVRKEPHIYVANWFYLAFIVTIAMLHIVNNLAVPVSFLGSKSYSAFSGVQDALTQWWYGHNAVGFFLTAGFLAMMYYFIPKQVNRPIYSYRLSIIHFWALIFMYIWAGPHHLHFTALPDWAQTLGMVFSVMLWMPSWGGMINGLMTLSGAWDKIRTDPIVRMLIMAVAFYGMATFEGPMMSIKTVNSLSHYTDWTIGHVHSGALGWNGLITFGAIYYLVPKLWNRERLYSVRMVNWHFWLATLGIVVYASVMWVAGIQQGLMWREYDDQGFLVYSFAESVAAMFPYYVLRAAGGGLFLAGALLMAFNVTMTILGRVRDEAPILGATPVPQPAE
- a CDS encoding hemerythrin domain-containing protein — encoded protein: MRAKINGRTLSIGTRPPTSGEPPIEPLAWLAGAHHDQLALCDSLEAIADSLPEEINRETCAYAAKVIGPMIRDLHAGEERRVFTWIEQRFAGDMSVQALLERLKYEHCEDECFAEELTEMLDRLGEADRTVNAETAGYMLRGFFTSVRRHISFEQECLRGILVQHLGGKPTV